Genomic segment of Xanthobacter dioxanivorans:
CCGGCGGGGACCCTGGCGTCTTCGCCATGGCGGCGGCGGTGTGCGAGGCCATCGAGCACGGCCCCGATGCCTGGCGCGCGCTGGAGGTGGAAATGGTGCCCGGCGTCACCGCAATGCTGGCGGTGGCCGCCCGCTGCGGCGCCCCCTTGGGGCACGATTTCTGCGCCCTTTCCCTCTCCGACAACCTGAAGCCGTGGGCGCTGGTGGAAAAACGCCTGGTGCTGGCTGCCGAGGCCGGCTTCGTCATCGCGCTCTACAATCCCGTCAGCCGGGCGCGGCCGTGGCAGCTCGGGCGGGCGTTCGAGCTGCTGCGCGGGCACCTGCCGGGCCACGTGCCGGTGGTGTTCGGCCGGGCGGCGGGGCGCGCCGACGAGCGCATCGGCCTCTTCACCCTCGCCGAGGCCGATCCGGCGCGGGCGGACATGGCCACCTGCATCCTCATCGGCACCACCGAGACCCGCATCGTACTGCGCCCCGGCCTCGCCCCCCTCGTCTATGCGCCGCGCTCGGCCCCGGCCGCGTCGTGACCGAGGCGGCCGAGCAGCCAGGCTTCCGCCTCGGCCGGGGTATCAACCGCCGGCACGGCGGGCACGCGCGGCCGGGCGATCAGCACCACCTCGATGCCCAGCCCCCGCGCCGCCGCCATCTTGCCGTACGTGGCCGAGCCGCCGCTGTTCTTGGCGACGATGACCTCGATGCCATGGGCCTGAAGCAGCGCCCGGTCGTCCACCTCGCCGAACGGCCCGCGCCCCAGCACGTAGTCGGCGCGCGGCACCGCCAGCGGCGGCACGACCGGATCGACGCTGCGCACCAGATAGGCATGCTGCGGCGCCGCCTCGAAGGCGCGCACCTCGTTGCGGCCGAGGGCGAGGAAGGCCCGGCGCGGCGCCGGCCCCAGCGCCGCCACCGCCGCCGGCACGTCCGCCACCTCGCGCCAGCGGTCGCCCGCCACCGGCATCCATGGCCCGCGCCGCAGGGCGAGGAGCGGCACCCCCGCCGCCGCGCAGGCCTCCGCAGCGTTGAAGGACATGCGGG
This window contains:
- a CDS encoding cobalt-precorrin-6A reductase; translation: MVPRILLLGGTSEARALAQRLAGRAGLNVIVSLAGRTENPAPQPVPVRVGGFGGAAGLEAYLRAEGIAAVVDATHPYAARMSFNAAEACAAAGVPLLALRRGPWMPVAGDRWREVADVPAAVAALGPAPRRAFLALGRNEVRAFEAAPQHAYLVRSVDPVVPPLAVPRADYVLGRGPFGEVDDRALLQAHGIEVIVAKNSGGSATYGKMAAARGLGIEVVLIARPRVPAVPAVDTPAEAEAWLLGRLGHDAAGAERGA
- a CDS encoding precorrin-3B C(17)-methyltransferase yields the protein MSGETSGRLTVVGLGPGAARQMTPEAAAAVEAADLLFGYAPYLARLPERAGQKRIPSDNREEIARASAALEAAAAGAKVAMVSGGDPGVFAMAAAVCEAIEHGPDAWRALEVEMVPGVTAMLAVAARCGAPLGHDFCALSLSDNLKPWALVEKRLVLAAEAGFVIALYNPVSRARPWQLGRAFELLRGHLPGHVPVVFGRAAGRADERIGLFTLAEADPARADMATCILIGTTETRIVLRPGLAPLVYAPRSAPAAS